A region of Leptospirales bacterium DNA encodes the following proteins:
- a CDS encoding PaaI family thioesterase — protein MEGHQIIQEKMRAHIKAPEGLQLQIPPPAFLELHGEFVAYEPRRSLICRFPVQEKHLNPAGRLQGGFLAAAVDNTMGPLSYLAAGRATTTLDLHLNYLRGAYPGETIEVKATIIGRGFDTMLISAETFDARKRLIATATSQLYILRTPSGASAG, from the coding sequence ATGGAAGGTCATCAAATCATTCAAGAAAAGATGCGCGCACACATCAAGGCGCCGGAGGGACTGCAGCTGCAGATTCCGCCGCCGGCCTTCCTGGAGCTGCACGGCGAATTTGTGGCTTACGAGCCGCGGCGCTCGCTGATCTGTCGCTTTCCGGTCCAGGAGAAGCACTTAAATCCGGCCGGTCGTTTGCAGGGCGGATTCCTGGCGGCGGCGGTGGACAATACGATGGGACCGCTCAGCTATCTGGCCGCCGGACGCGCTACTACCACTCTGGATTTGCATCTCAACTATCTGCGCGGCGCCTATCCGGGCGAGACGATTGAAGTGAAAGCGACGATCATTGGTCGCGGCTTTGATACAATGCTGATCAGCGCCGAAACCTTCGATGCGCGCAAACGTTTGATCGCCACCGCTACCTCGCAGCTTTATATTCTGCGCACGCCCTCGGGCGCTTCCGCTGGCTGA
- a CDS encoding trypsin-like peptidase domain-containing protein, which translates to MRNTAPSTLSRIIFLSLLLGGLNAASLLAQSTPPAHLHPPEGVSQSDFERAYRESQALQTVFRAIHDSVGPSVVSIVTAGGGQRSFGTGFIIDAAGIIVTNRHVVGGSRNVRVVLNDRREVNGVVLGADARSDVAVIRVSGEQNLKAAVIGDSDRMRVGDVAIAVGSPFGLDGTFTTGVISAVRSAVDDTGRKLIQTDASINQGNSGGPLLNLRGEVVGINQMIYSPTGGNVGIGFAIPINQVRPIIQRIVEGRPNQNNDSQRPQLGVWVEPAPGGGAIVSQVIVGSPAERAGIEPGDRIMKADNAAVNGPQELVQLIQSKKAGDAIVLEVQRNDQRVRIRVVLGAPQ; encoded by the coding sequence ATGAGAAACACTGCGCCATCTACCCTATCCAGAATTATTTTCCTCAGCCTGCTTCTGGGCGGCCTCAACGCCGCCTCGCTGCTGGCCCAATCGACGCCGCCGGCGCATCTGCACCCCCCGGAGGGCGTCAGCCAGTCGGACTTCGAGCGCGCCTACCGCGAGAGCCAGGCGCTGCAGACCGTGTTTCGCGCCATTCACGACAGCGTTGGCCCCTCGGTGGTCAGCATCGTGACCGCTGGCGGCGGACAGCGTTCCTTTGGCACGGGCTTTATCATCGATGCCGCCGGCATCATTGTTACCAACCGCCACGTCGTCGGCGGCTCGCGCAATGTGCGCGTGGTGCTCAATGACCGCCGCGAGGTGAACGGCGTGGTGCTGGGCGCCGATGCCCGCTCCGATGTGGCGGTGATTCGCGTCAGCGGCGAGCAAAACCTGAAGGCGGCCGTGATTGGCGATTCCGATCGCATGCGCGTGGGCGATGTGGCCATCGCCGTGGGCAGCCCCTTTGGACTGGACGGCACCTTTACCACCGGCGTCATTTCGGCGGTGCGTTCGGCGGTGGATGACACCGGACGCAAACTGATCCAGACCGACGCCTCCATCAACCAGGGCAACTCCGGCGGACCGCTGCTCAATCTGCGCGGCGAAGTAGTTGGCATCAATCAAATGATCTATTCGCCGACCGGCGGCAATGTGGGCATTGGTTTTGCCATTCCAATCAATCAGGTGCGCCCGATCATCCAGCGCATTGTCGAGGGTCGACCCAACCAGAACAACGATTCGCAGCGGCCGCAGCTGGGCGTATGGGTGGAGCCGGCGCCGGGCGGCGGCGCCATTGTCTCGCAGGTGATTGTGGGCAGTCCGGCGGAACGCGCCGGCATCGAACCGGGCGACCGCATCATGAAGGCAGACAACGCGGCGGTGAACGGACCACAAGAACTGGTGCAGCTGATTCAGTCGAAGAAGGCCGGCGACGCTATTGTCCTCGAGGTGCAGCGCAACGATCAGCGCGTGCGCATCCGCGTGGTGCTGGGCGCGCCACAGTAA
- a CDS encoding succinylglutamate desuccinylase/aspartoacylase family protein: MNDEAQLHDMGLIESLTTPADPRSWLHQAPGAMLWRRAGRDSSRCRALVGLIHGNEPSGLAGVWSALQAEVQPAVNVLAIVASVRAARRAPLFSHRMLPGERDLNRCFGRNDGVSVVSRLAANMLAALREARPEAVVDLHNNSGHNPAYGVGVGISAERIALTALFARRFVASPFRLGSLMEALAPETNIVTIECGRAGDPAADVVAATGAARFVEKTNLFEPPPAEAIELLADPVRVMLRDEIQVAFQSDRRHPADVVLDPDVDRHNFQRLAAGAHIAWAQNASRLPFVALDPDGVDRAAELFELRDGGIFARRALTPIMMTTDAGIARSDCLFYAVQPAEAPEGVRRI, translated from the coding sequence TTGAACGACGAGGCCCAACTTCATGACATGGGCCTGATCGAGTCGCTGACCACGCCAGCCGATCCCCGATCCTGGCTGCATCAGGCCCCCGGCGCCATGCTCTGGCGTCGCGCCGGCCGCGACTCAAGTCGCTGCCGCGCCCTGGTTGGCTTGATTCACGGCAACGAGCCCTCCGGTCTGGCCGGCGTCTGGAGCGCCCTGCAGGCCGAGGTTCAGCCGGCGGTCAATGTGCTGGCCATTGTCGCCTCGGTGCGCGCCGCGCGCCGCGCGCCGCTTTTCAGTCACCGCATGTTGCCCGGCGAACGCGACCTGAATCGCTGCTTTGGTCGCAATGACGGGGTCAGTGTCGTCAGCCGTCTGGCAGCCAATATGCTGGCGGCGCTGCGCGAAGCCAGGCCGGAAGCGGTCGTCGATCTGCACAACAATAGCGGTCACAATCCGGCCTACGGCGTTGGCGTTGGCATCAGCGCCGAGCGCATTGCACTCACGGCGCTTTTTGCGCGCCGCTTTGTTGCATCTCCCTTTCGCCTGGGTTCGCTGATGGAGGCGCTGGCGCCGGAAACGAACATCGTCACCATCGAGTGCGGACGGGCCGGCGATCCCGCCGCCGATGTGGTAGCCGCGACCGGCGCAGCCCGCTTTGTTGAGAAAACCAATCTATTTGAGCCGCCGCCAGCGGAGGCCATCGAACTGCTGGCCGATCCAGTGCGCGTCATGCTGCGCGATGAGATCCAAGTCGCATTTCAAAGCGATCGCCGGCATCCGGCGGATGTAGTGCTTGATCCCGATGTCGATCGCCACAATTTTCAGCGGCTGGCTGCCGGCGCGCATATTGCCTGGGCGCAAAACGCCTCGCGTCTGCCTTTTGTGGCCCTCGATCCAGACGGCGTCGACCGCGCTGCAGAACTCTTTGAATTGCGCGACGGCGGCATTTTTGCGCGCCGGGCGCTGACGCCGATCATGATGACCACCGATGCAGGCATTGCGCGCAGCGATTGTCTTTTCTATGCCGTTCAGCCAGCGGAAGCGCCCGAGGGCGTGCGCAGAATATAA
- a CDS encoding SRPBCC family protein has translation MKALRIAIGVIVALLAIFVVGGLVLPSKTTLSRSVVIQAPPAAIFAHLNDLRKFYAWSPWKDMEPEAEVKFSEAVSGPGASYSWHGKKLGEGSMTISRLEPNRMLETALDFKEQGKALARFELQTVEGGTQVTWFFESEAPGFGDRWMGLVMQSMLGGQYETGLQALKKVVEAEAAAH, from the coding sequence ATGAAAGCACTACGCATTGCCATCGGCGTCATCGTCGCCCTGCTGGCCATCTTTGTTGTCGGCGGACTGGTCCTGCCTTCGAAAACAACGCTGTCGCGCAGCGTTGTGATTCAGGCGCCGCCGGCGGCCATCTTTGCGCATCTTAACGATCTGCGAAAGTTCTACGCCTGGTCGCCGTGGAAGGATATGGAACCGGAAGCCGAAGTAAAGTTCAGCGAAGCGGTCTCCGGTCCGGGCGCCAGTTACAGCTGGCATGGAAAAAAACTGGGCGAGGGAAGCATGACCATCTCGCGACTGGAACCCAACCGAATGCTGGAGACGGCGCTCGACTTCAAGGAGCAGGGCAAGGCTCTGGCGCGCTTTGAACTGCAGACCGTCGAGGGCGGAACGCAGGTGACCTGGTTTTTTGAAAGCGAAGCGCCTGGCTTTGGCGATCGTTGGATGGGTCTGGTAATGCAGTCGATGCTTGGCGGTCAGTACGAGACCGGTCTGCAAGCGCTCAAGAAAGTCGTGGAAGCGGAGGCGGCGGCGCACTAA
- a CDS encoding mechanosensitive ion channel, translated as MHPLNEVLEAARSALNRLSQQIPEFLPLLVYSAVVLALVALLRFVGLRLLRRHYRGDRLELQSWRNTSFYVALLLSFAMLIPAWLSSLEGLLTIIGLFGAGVLIVLKEVILNGAGWFYILVRRPFNVGHRVAIGNYIGDVLDIRLLGFTMIEVLPRESGGQSTGRVVHVPNALLFSTPLSNASKEFSFNWNEINAPLTLDSDWQRAAQILQRVAEESIEQVSQEDRRIRSSEEEYAIHYNALSPSVFVDYHDGAIRLSLRHLTEPRKTRLIVDRIWREFLLRLASEPRIQLRGDRAGW; from the coding sequence ATGCATCCACTCAATGAAGTCCTCGAAGCGGCGCGCTCGGCGCTGAACCGACTCTCGCAGCAGATTCCCGAGTTTCTGCCTTTGCTGGTTTATTCGGCGGTTGTTCTGGCGCTGGTTGCCCTGCTGCGCTTTGTCGGGCTGCGCCTGCTGCGTCGCCACTACCGCGGCGACCGTCTGGAACTGCAAAGCTGGCGCAATACTTCATTCTACGTTGCGCTATTGCTCAGTTTCGCAATGCTGATCCCCGCCTGGCTCTCCTCGCTGGAAGGCTTGCTGACGATCATCGGTCTGTTTGGCGCAGGCGTGCTGATTGTTTTGAAAGAAGTCATCCTCAACGGCGCCGGATGGTTTTACATTCTGGTACGGCGGCCCTTCAATGTGGGACACCGCGTGGCGATTGGCAACTACATTGGCGACGTCCTGGATATTCGCCTGCTTGGCTTTACAATGATTGAGGTGCTGCCGCGCGAGAGCGGCGGTCAAAGCACCGGACGCGTGGTGCATGTGCCCAACGCGCTGCTATTCAGCACGCCGCTGTCCAATGCCAGCAAAGAGTTTTCTTTCAACTGGAACGAGATCAATGCGCCGCTGACGCTGGACAGCGACTGGCAGCGGGCGGCGCAGATTTTGCAGAGGGTGGCAGAAGAGAGCATCGAGCAGGTCAGCCAGGAGGATCGCCGCATTCGCAGTTCGGAAGAGGAATATGCAATTCACTACAACGCGCTTTCGCCTTCAGTGTTTGTGGACTACCACGACGGCGCAATCCGGCTTTCGCTGCGCCACCTGACGGAGCCGCGCAAGACGCGGCTGATTGTGGATCGAATCTGGCGCGAGTTCTTGTTGCGATTGGCCAGCGAGCCGCGCATTCAGTTGCGCGGCGACCGCGCCGGCTGGTAG
- a CDS encoding STAS-like domain-containing protein: protein MTRTINIAVDYTDTPGARYIADGPFSGEHFRETVLVPLFENLNSTDKVVIILDGVEGFATSFLEEAFGGLARKITPEKVLNHLELVSAEDRYLVAEIHNYINAAKVQS from the coding sequence ATGACGCGCACTATAAATATTGCTGTCGACTATACTGATACACCGGGCGCTCGGTACATAGCCGATGGACCGTTTTCGGGCGAGCATTTCCGCGAAACCGTGTTGGTCCCGCTCTTTGAGAATTTAAATAGCACAGATAAAGTGGTTATCATTCTAGATGGCGTCGAAGGTTTCGCAACATCATTCTTGGAAGAGGCATTTGGTGGTTTGGCGCGGAAAATTACTCCAGAAAAAGTTCTCAATCACCTTGAATTGGTATCGGCCGAGGATCGCTACCTTGTAGCCGAAATTCATAATTACATCAATGCAGCAAAAGTCCAGTCTTAA
- the lon gene encoding endopeptidase La, which translates to MIRYADQNVTEIPLKEMPREAPIIPLRNAVVLPSVLLPIFVGRTESVNLIEKIGKPGSLVALFTQKSPGDEEVDADGLHSAGVLAEIHRIIPMGEGGYQVLLQGVQKIELLGVVQQKPYLIGRISAVGELHDCEERAYKEFQEHVIRYIKIHPTIPDEIIGFVKRLTNPSALANQIVFFSQREIQEKIQFLRISSVAEKVDTLQTTLIEETNQLQMEREVRDKVEEDSQKMQREFYLRKQMETIRKELGDDEGEETEELEKQLAEMWLPDEVRKSVSKELKRLKRLSDSPHGGGMEGAQIRNWLELISELPWQHGDMREISLKSAAQVLDEDHEGLEEVKKRILEFLAVEKQTGGSKAPILLLVGPPGVGKTSLARSIARAVHRPMVRAALGGVRDEAEIRGHRRTYVGALPGKILSAMKKAEATDPVFLLDEIDKTGVSYQGDPSAALLEVLDPEQNHTFEDHYLGLPYDLSRVLFIATANSLDSIPLPLIDRMEVVQLSGYTAAEKLAIARNHLIPRILEDLKIPAGQLTFSEAAIEKVVESHTREAGVRSLKRKLESLARKALRELLEKQEASDNAAAATPGATKFEAADVTRLLGRDRFFRDSNEESAIPGVAVGLAWTPVGGDILYIEASAYPGKGELKLSGQLGDVMKESAHAALSFLKAHAGLLGIHADEFARRDVHIHIPSGAIPKDGPSAGVTLLSALASLFTGEPVAQGLAMTGEISLRGRILPVGGIKEKVLAARAAGITTVLLPEKNRAEYEEIPDHVREGLSVEYNSDMLTLLRRTVPDAFDPERRARRPASASPTTSRSGW; encoded by the coding sequence GTGATACGATACGCCGATCAAAATGTAACCGAGATTCCGCTGAAGGAAATGCCGCGCGAGGCGCCGATTATCCCGCTACGCAATGCCGTGGTGCTGCCCAGCGTGCTCCTGCCGATTTTTGTGGGACGTACGGAATCGGTGAACCTGATCGAAAAGATCGGCAAGCCCGGCTCGCTGGTGGCGCTTTTCACGCAAAAGTCGCCGGGAGACGAAGAGGTCGATGCCGACGGTCTGCATTCCGCTGGCGTGCTGGCTGAAATCCACCGCATCATCCCGATGGGCGAGGGCGGCTACCAGGTGCTGCTGCAGGGCGTGCAGAAGATCGAGCTATTGGGCGTCGTGCAGCAGAAGCCCTACTTGATTGGACGCATCTCCGCCGTCGGCGAGCTGCACGATTGCGAAGAGCGCGCCTACAAGGAGTTCCAGGAACACGTCATCCGCTACATCAAAATCCATCCAACGATTCCCGACGAAATCATTGGCTTTGTAAAACGTCTGACCAATCCCAGCGCCCTGGCCAACCAGATCGTCTTTTTCAGCCAGCGCGAGATCCAGGAGAAGATTCAGTTCCTGCGCATCTCTTCCGTCGCGGAGAAAGTGGATACGCTGCAGACCACGCTGATCGAAGAGACCAACCAGCTGCAGATGGAGCGCGAGGTCCGCGATAAGGTCGAAGAGGATTCCCAGAAGATGCAGCGCGAGTTCTATCTGCGCAAGCAGATGGAAACGATTCGCAAAGAACTGGGCGACGACGAAGGCGAAGAAACCGAAGAGCTGGAGAAACAGCTGGCCGAGATGTGGCTGCCCGACGAGGTGCGCAAGTCGGTCAGCAAGGAGCTCAAGCGCCTGAAACGCCTCAGCGATTCGCCGCACGGCGGCGGCATGGAGGGCGCACAGATTCGCAACTGGCTGGAACTGATTTCCGAGTTGCCCTGGCAGCACGGCGACATGCGCGAGATCTCCTTGAAGAGCGCCGCCCAGGTTCTGGACGAGGACCACGAAGGTCTGGAAGAAGTCAAGAAGCGCATCCTGGAATTTCTGGCAGTAGAAAAGCAGACCGGCGGATCGAAGGCGCCCATTCTGTTGCTGGTAGGTCCGCCGGGCGTGGGCAAGACCTCGCTGGCGCGCTCCATTGCTCGCGCTGTGCATCGTCCCATGGTGCGCGCCGCACTGGGCGGCGTGCGCGACGAGGCCGAGATTCGCGGCCACCGCCGCACCTACGTTGGCGCACTGCCGGGTAAGATCCTTTCCGCCATGAAAAAGGCGGAGGCCACCGATCCGGTCTTTCTGCTCGATGAGATCGACAAGACCGGCGTATCCTACCAGGGCGATCCCTCCGCCGCGCTGCTGGAGGTTCTGGATCCTGAGCAAAACCACACCTTCGAAGATCATTACCTGGGATTGCCATACGATCTCAGTCGCGTGCTGTTCATTGCAACGGCCAACAGTCTGGACAGCATTCCGCTGCCCTTGATCGATCGCATGGAGGTTGTCCAGCTCTCCGGCTATACGGCCGCCGAGAAACTGGCCATCGCTCGCAATCATCTGATTCCGCGCATCCTGGAGGATCTGAAGATACCAGCGGGACAGCTAACTTTCAGCGAGGCGGCCATCGAGAAGGTCGTCGAGTCGCATACCCGCGAGGCCGGCGTCCGATCCCTGAAGCGCAAGCTGGAGTCGCTGGCGCGCAAGGCGCTGCGCGAGCTTCTGGAAAAACAGGAGGCGAGCGATAATGCGGCGGCGGCGACGCCCGGCGCCACTAAGTTTGAGGCCGCCGACGTTACGCGACTGTTGGGCCGCGACCGCTTCTTCCGCGACAGCAACGAGGAGAGCGCCATTCCCGGCGTCGCTGTGGGCCTGGCCTGGACGCCGGTTGGCGGCGATATCCTCTATATAGAAGCATCCGCTTATCCAGGCAAGGGCGAGTTGAAGCTCTCCGGACAGCTGGGCGATGTAATGAAGGAATCGGCCCATGCGGCGCTTTCTTTCCTGAAGGCGCACGCCGGCCTGCTTGGCATCCACGCCGACGAATTTGCCCGTCGCGATGTGCACATCCATATTCCCAGCGGCGCCATTCCCAAGGACGGACCCTCGGCCGGCGTAACGCTGCTCAGCGCTCTGGCCAGTCTCTTTACCGGCGAGCCGGTAGCGCAGGGCCTGGCAATGACCGGCGAGATCTCGCTGCGCGGCCGCATTCTGCCAGTGGGCGGCATCAAGGAGAAGGTGCTGGCGGCGCGCGCCGCAGGCATTACAACCGTGCTTCTGCCGGAAAAGAACCGCGCCGAGTACGAAGAAATTCCGGATCACGTGCGCGAAGGTCTGAGCGTCGAGTACAACTCCGACATGTTGACGCTCTTGCGGCGCACGGTGCCGGACGCCTTTGATCCAGAGCGCCGCGCACGTCGACCGGCTTCCGCTTCGCCGACGACGTCGCGCAGCGGTTGGTAG
- a CDS encoding LemA family protein, with protein MQTVRRASLILAALAALALLPGCGYNTIQRNDEAVKAAWAEVLNQYQRRFDLIPNLVRTVEAFARQEREVLRQVTEARSRAGSIQATPELINDPQAFSRFQQSQAQLGGALSRLLVVAENYPQLRSNENFRDLQAQLEGTENRITVARNRYIQSVQEYNVGIRTFPNTVTARIFGYTEKPTFQPENVEQISRPPEVRFGEDAQNQQGGGEAPQ; from the coding sequence ATGCAAACAGTACGTCGGGCAAGTTTAATTCTCGCTGCGCTGGCGGCGCTGGCGCTGCTTCCGGGCTGCGGCTACAATACCATCCAGCGCAACGACGAGGCGGTCAAGGCCGCCTGGGCGGAGGTGCTCAACCAGTACCAACGTCGCTTCGACCTGATTCCCAACCTGGTGCGGACCGTAGAAGCCTTTGCCCGCCAGGAGCGCGAAGTGCTGCGTCAGGTTACGGAGGCGCGTTCTCGCGCCGGCTCGATCCAGGCCACGCCAGAGCTGATCAACGATCCGCAGGCCTTTTCGCGCTTCCAGCAATCGCAGGCCCAGCTGGGCGGCGCGCTCAGCCGCTTGCTGGTCGTGGCCGAGAACTATCCGCAATTACGCAGCAACGAAAACTTCCGCGACCTGCAGGCGCAACTGGAAGGTACTGAGAATCGGATCACTGTGGCGCGCAATCGTTACATCCAGTCCGTGCAGGAGTACAACGTCGGCATCCGCACCTTCCCCAACACGGTTACGGCGCGCATCTTTGGCTACACCGAGAAGCCAACCTTCCAGCCGGAAAATGTCGAGCAGATCTCGCGTCCGCCGGAGGTGCGCTTTGGCGAGGACGCGCAGAATCAGCAGGGCGGCGGCGAAGCGCCGCAGTAA
- a CDS encoding methylcrotonoyl-CoA carboxylase — MPRIVSRLRTDSEEFRANRDDLLAKTRAIAELAARIVEGGGDEARRLHESRGKIFVRDRLRLLLDPGSPFLEIGLFAAHGAYAFEAPAAGMVCGIGRVSGVDCMIVANDATVKGGTYTPLTVKKHLRAQEIALENRLPCIYLVDSGGAFLPMQDEVFPDREHFGRIFYNQARLSAEGIAQIAVVMGSCTAGGAYIPAMSEETIIVRSYGTIFLGGPPLVKAATGVEVTPNELGGAEVHAEKSGVADYYAENDGQAIDAARRIVASLNHRPALQLPRIAARPPAYDPKEIAGVIQRDLRKPYDVREVIARVVDDSELDEFKERYATTVVTGFAHIEGYQVGIIANNGVLFSESALKAAHFIELCAQRGVPLVFLQNITGFMVGKAYEAAGIARDGAKMVHAVSCANVPKLTVVIGGSYGAGNYGMCGRAFGPRFLWMWPNARISVMGPEQAASVLLTVKEDQLAREKKTMSEAEREAFKRPILEEYNARSAALYSSARLWDDGIIQPWHTREALALSLAAADNAPVGPMKFGVFRM; from the coding sequence ATGCCGCGCATCGTATCACGACTCCGAACCGATTCCGAAGAATTTCGCGCCAATCGCGACGATCTTCTGGCAAAGACCCGGGCCATTGCCGAGCTTGCGGCGCGCATTGTCGAGGGCGGCGGCGACGAGGCGCGCCGCCTGCATGAATCGCGCGGCAAGATCTTTGTGCGCGATCGACTGCGACTGTTGCTGGATCCTGGATCGCCCTTTCTGGAGATCGGACTCTTTGCCGCACACGGCGCCTACGCCTTTGAGGCGCCGGCAGCCGGCATGGTCTGCGGCATCGGCCGCGTTTCTGGCGTCGATTGCATGATCGTTGCCAATGATGCAACGGTCAAGGGCGGAACCTATACGCCGCTGACAGTGAAGAAGCATCTGCGCGCCCAGGAGATTGCCCTGGAGAATCGTCTGCCCTGCATCTACCTGGTAGATTCCGGCGGCGCCTTCTTACCGATGCAGGACGAGGTCTTTCCCGATCGCGAACACTTTGGACGCATCTTCTACAACCAGGCGCGACTGTCCGCCGAGGGCATTGCCCAGATTGCCGTGGTGATGGGCTCCTGTACCGCCGGCGGCGCCTACATTCCGGCGATGTCCGAGGAAACGATCATCGTGCGCAGCTACGGCACGATCTTTCTGGGCGGCCCGCCGCTGGTCAAAGCGGCTACCGGCGTGGAGGTAACGCCTAACGAACTGGGCGGCGCCGAGGTGCACGCCGAAAAGAGCGGCGTGGCCGACTACTATGCCGAAAACGATGGACAGGCCATCGACGCCGCGCGGCGCATTGTGGCCAGCTTGAATCATCGTCCGGCTTTGCAGCTGCCGCGCATTGCCGCACGCCCCCCGGCCTACGATCCAAAAGAAATCGCTGGCGTCATCCAGCGCGATCTGCGCAAGCCCTACGATGTTCGCGAGGTGATTGCCCGCGTGGTCGACGACTCCGAGCTTGATGAGTTCAAGGAGCGCTACGCCACGACGGTCGTAACCGGCTTTGCGCACATCGAAGGCTATCAGGTCGGCATCATTGCCAATAACGGCGTGCTCTTTTCGGAAAGCGCGCTTAAGGCGGCGCACTTCATCGAACTCTGTGCGCAACGCGGCGTGCCGCTGGTCTTCTTGCAGAATATTACCGGCTTCATGGTGGGCAAGGCCTACGAGGCGGCGGGCATTGCTCGCGACGGCGCCAAGATGGTACACGCCGTGTCCTGCGCCAACGTGCCCAAGCTGACAGTGGTCATTGGCGGCAGCTACGGGGCCGGCAACTACGGCATGTGCGGGCGCGCCTTTGGTCCGCGCTTTCTATGGATGTGGCCCAACGCACGCATCAGCGTGATGGGTCCAGAGCAAGCGGCCAGCGTGCTCTTAACCGTCAAAGAAGACCAGCTGGCGCGTGAAAAGAAGACAATGAGCGAAGCCGAGCGCGAGGCCTTCAAGCGTCCGATCCTCGAAGAATACAATGCGCGCTCGGCGGCGCTCTATTCCAGCGCGCGGCTGTGGGATGACGGCATCATCCAACCCTGGCATACGCGCGAGGCGCTGGCCCTTTCGCTGGCCGCCGCCGACAACGCACCGGTTGGGCCAATGAAATTTGGCGTGTTTCGGATGTAA
- a CDS encoding O-acetylhomoserine aminocarboxypropyltransferase/cysteine synthase, protein MSQTKQETIALHGGQAPDPTTNSRAVPLYQTTSYVFNDADHAARLFGLQEFGNIYTRIMNPTSDVLEKRIAALEGGVAGLATSSGQAAETLAILNLAEAGDEIVASSQLYGGTYNLFHYTLPKMGIAVKFVDQRDPQNFKKAFTAKTRAVFLETLPNPALEVPDFEAICKIAHADGVPVMVDNTAATPFLCRPFDFGADIVIHSTTKFIGGHGTSIGGMIVDGGKFNWGAGRHKMFTEPDPSYHGLKYWDVFGNFQPFGGANIAYIIKARVQGLRDIGAAMSPFNAWMFLQGLETLHVRMERHCDNALKTAQFLKGHPKVSWVNYPGLAEHPAHAMFQKYFHRRYFGALLGFGVKGGVEAGRKFINNLKLFSHLANIGDAKSLAIHPASTTHSQLTADEQLSTGVSADYVRLSVGIEAIEDIEADLKQALDAS, encoded by the coding sequence ATGAGTCAGACCAAACAAGAGACAATCGCGCTGCACGGCGGCCAGGCGCCCGATCCTACGACCAATTCGCGCGCCGTACCACTTTACCAGACCACATCCTACGTCTTCAACGACGCCGACCACGCCGCCAGGCTATTTGGTCTTCAAGAATTTGGCAATATCTACACGCGCATCATGAATCCTACCAGCGACGTGCTGGAAAAGCGCATCGCCGCCCTGGAAGGCGGCGTGGCCGGTCTGGCTACATCCTCCGGGCAGGCTGCGGAAACTCTGGCCATACTGAATCTGGCCGAGGCCGGCGACGAAATTGTAGCTTCATCACAACTGTACGGCGGAACTTACAATCTGTTTCACTACACGCTGCCCAAGATGGGCATTGCCGTAAAATTTGTGGATCAGCGCGATCCGCAAAACTTCAAGAAGGCCTTCACTGCGAAAACGCGCGCCGTCTTTCTGGAAACGCTGCCCAATCCGGCGCTGGAAGTGCCGGACTTTGAAGCGATCTGCAAGATCGCCCATGCCGACGGCGTGCCGGTGATGGTGGACAATACGGCGGCCACGCCTTTCCTTTGCCGTCCCTTTGATTTTGGCGCGGACATTGTCATCCATTCCACCACCAAATTCATTGGCGGCCACGGCACGTCCATTGGCGGCATGATTGTCGACGGCGGAAAATTCAACTGGGGCGCCGGTCGTCACAAGATGTTTACCGAGCCCGATCCCAGCTACCACGGCCTCAAATACTGGGATGTCTTTGGCAACTTTCAGCCCTTTGGCGGCGCCAATATCGCCTACATCATCAAGGCCCGTGTGCAAGGACTGCGCGACATCGGGGCGGCGATGAGTCCCTTCAACGCCTGGATGTTTTTACAAGGACTGGAGACGCTGCACGTGCGCATGGAACGCCATTGCGACAACGCGCTGAAGACCGCACAATTTCTGAAGGGTCATCCCAAAGTTAGCTGGGTGAACTATCCTGGCCTGGCGGAGCATCCGGCGCATGCCATGTTTCAGAAGTACTTCCACCGCCGTTACTTTGGAGCGCTGCTTGGTTTTGGCGTGAAGGGCGGAGTGGAAGCCGGCCGGAAGTTCATCAACAATCTGAAACTCTTCTCGCACCTGGCCAACATCGGCGACGCCAAAAGCCTGGCGATCCATCCGGCCTCCACCACGCACTCCCAGCTTACGGCCGACGAACAATTGAGCACCGGCGTAAGCGCCGACTATGTGCGACTTTCGGTGGGCATCGAAGCCATCGAGGACATCGAGGCCGATCTGAAGCAGGCCCTGGACGCAAGCTGA